A genome region from Christensenella minuta includes the following:
- a CDS encoding sugar ABC transporter ATP-binding protein — translation MGNSGNAFIEMTGITKRFPGVVALSDVSLSVNRGEAVALVGENGAGKSTLMKMLSGLYHPDEGEIRVNGQPARITDPKRAQELGISTIFQEPSLAPHLSAVQNVYLGREVQKGLIGRAVKRLDEKAMLEETQKLYAKFFPTVEDVLVPVGQLGALKNRVIEIVKALSIKCSLVIMDEPTAALAEHERQVLFDFVHMLKSQGIAVIYITHHLRELFGLVDRIVVMRDGKNVAEVGPEDTDEGGLVARMVGRTITNYIVKEDVPVGGEILRVNGLSRRGVLEDVSLHVNRGEIVGLAGLAGAGRTETVRAIVGADKTSSGTVFVDGRKCRIRTPKDAIRCGIGMLPENRKLQGVLIEQDVKDNITLANLKEVLAGNFVIRKNKEVKTAKEYVQRLGVKTPTIYQKVKSLSGGNQQKVILAKWLFTKPQVLIFDEPTQGIDVGAKHEIYRLIADFVKEGGGILLVSSELPELLGLADRIYVMHQGRIVNEFTRAQATEENITLYASGGHES, via the coding sequence ATGGGAAACAGCGGCAATGCTTTCATCGAGATGACGGGCATCACCAAGCGTTTTCCCGGCGTGGTCGCGCTTTCGGACGTTTCGCTCAGCGTAAACAGGGGCGAAGCCGTAGCGCTTGTCGGGGAAAACGGCGCGGGAAAATCCACGCTGATGAAGATGCTTTCAGGGCTCTATCATCCCGACGAAGGGGAGATCAGGGTAAACGGGCAGCCCGCCCGCATCACCGACCCGAAGCGCGCGCAGGAACTCGGTATCAGCACGATTTTCCAGGAGCCTTCGCTCGCGCCGCATCTTTCCGCGGTGCAGAACGTGTACCTTGGACGGGAGGTGCAGAAGGGGCTAATAGGCAGGGCGGTGAAGCGCCTCGACGAAAAGGCCATGCTCGAAGAAACACAGAAATTGTATGCAAAATTTTTCCCGACCGTGGAGGACGTGCTCGTCCCGGTCGGGCAGCTGGGGGCGCTTAAGAACCGCGTGATTGAGATCGTGAAGGCGCTGTCGATAAAATGTTCGCTCGTCATCATGGACGAGCCTACCGCGGCCCTTGCGGAGCACGAACGGCAGGTATTGTTCGATTTTGTGCATATGCTCAAATCGCAGGGTATCGCGGTAATCTACATCACGCACCACCTGCGTGAGCTTTTTGGGCTAGTCGACCGCATTGTGGTCATGCGCGACGGCAAAAATGTGGCGGAGGTCGGACCGGAGGATACGGATGAGGGCGGCCTCGTGGCGCGCATGGTGGGCCGTACCATCACCAATTACATCGTAAAAGAAGACGTTCCCGTGGGCGGCGAGATCCTGCGCGTGAACGGCCTTTCGCGCCGCGGCGTGCTCGAGGATGTGAGCCTGCATGTGAACCGGGGAGAGATCGTAGGGCTTGCGGGCCTTGCGGGCGCGGGCCGTACCGAGACCGTACGCGCCATTGTGGGAGCGGATAAGACGTCTTCGGGCACGGTGTTTGTGGACGGCAGGAAATGCCGCATCAGGACCCCGAAGGACGCGATCCGCTGCGGCATCGGCATGCTTCCCGAAAACAGGAAGCTGCAGGGCGTGCTCATCGAACAGGACGTAAAAGACAATATTACGCTTGCGAACCTCAAGGAAGTGCTGGCGGGAAATTTTGTCATCCGGAAAAACAAAGAGGTCAAAACGGCGAAGGAGTATGTGCAGCGGCTGGGCGTAAAAACGCCGACCATCTATCAGAAGGTAAAGTCCCTTTCGGGCGGAAACCAGCAGAAGGTGATCCTGGCGAAATGGCTGTTTACAAAACCGCAGGTGCTGATCTTCGACGAACCGACGCAGGGCATCGATGTGGGAGCCAAGCACGAAATATACAGGCTGATCGCGGATTTCGTAAAAGAGGGCGGGGGAATCCTGCTCGTGTCCTCCGAGCTCCCCGAGCTTTTGGGCCTTGCGGACCGCATCTATGTCATGCACCAGGGCAGGATTGTGAACGAATTTACCCGCGCGCAGGCGACGGAAGAAAACATCACATTGTATGCGTCGGGAGGGCATGAATCATGA
- a CDS encoding DUF302 domain-containing protein translates to MTETKKNGRLCIYQSAFDSRETVARVERELEKRNIPIFARFDHERNAEEAGLLLRPTEVLVFGSPEAGTRLMQKNQSVSIELPLRISVWEDEKGKVWLAFPRMSYIAEAYGLALDPVIEKMQELLEDLAKSAA, encoded by the coding sequence ATGACGGAAACAAAAAAGAACGGGCGGCTGTGCATTTACCAGAGCGCGTTTGATTCGAGGGAAACGGTAGCCCGCGTAGAACGGGAACTGGAAAAACGGAACATCCCCATATTTGCGAGATTCGACCATGAAAGGAACGCCGAGGAAGCGGGATTGCTCCTGCGGCCCACCGAGGTGCTGGTATTCGGTTCGCCCGAGGCGGGCACGAGGCTGATGCAGAAAAACCAAAGCGTTTCCATCGAGCTTCCCCTGCGCATCTCTGTGTGGGAGGATGAAAAGGGCAAAGTGTGGCTCGCGTTTCCGCGTATGTCATACATTGCCGAGGCCTACGGCCTCGCGCTCGATCCGGTCATTGAAAAAATGCAGGAGCTTCTGGAAGACCTGGCAAAAAGCGCCGCCTGA
- a CDS encoding sugar ABC transporter ATP-binding protein: MLLTMNNINKSFVGNPVLKNVAFELADAEIHALVGLNGAGKSTLINILSGVFPADSGTITFGGRQVQFKSPREALAEGIFTVYQATNLLPDLTVAENIFLNDMQKRGGLIHYKKMYADARAQFEKMGYALDAARKVRDLSTSERYMVSTARAYLSDARVFIMDEPMINLAAAEKEIFVRFMKEMRAQGRSIIYITHNIGEVLSLCDRVTALRDGKNVAVCSTKGLSAGRLSYLISGNESLRLYPPKAARQDKILLETSHLSMGSVLHDISLRLYAGEILGITGLTGSGRTALIKTIFGEFEMDSGRLKLRGEELELKNATDAVNHGFGYVNENRMDAGLFLDMGVAANLTISALEDIRRGIFLDLRQEMEEVVDQSIELNLKMDSLHQEIRFLSGGNQQKVMVGRSLISNASILLLDEPTKGIDIVSRSEIYIVMNELAADGKGIILVSSDMDEIAGLCDRALVMRNGRLVAELPEEELPRLTEYM, from the coding sequence ATGCTGCTCACCATGAACAACATCAACAAATCGTTCGTCGGCAACCCGGTTCTGAAAAATGTGGCGTTCGAGCTTGCCGACGCGGAAATCCACGCGCTCGTGGGCCTCAACGGCGCGGGAAAATCCACGCTCATCAACATCCTTTCGGGCGTGTTCCCCGCCGACAGCGGCACCATTACCTTCGGCGGACGGCAGGTGCAGTTTAAAAGCCCGCGCGAAGCCCTTGCGGAGGGGATTTTCACGGTGTACCAGGCCACCAACCTGCTCCCCGACCTCACGGTCGCGGAAAATATCTTCCTCAACGATATGCAGAAACGGGGCGGGCTCATTCACTATAAAAAAATGTATGCCGATGCGCGCGCCCAGTTTGAAAAAATGGGATATGCGCTCGACGCAGCAAGGAAGGTGCGGGACCTCAGCACCAGCGAACGGTATATGGTCTCCACCGCCCGGGCCTACCTTTCAGACGCCCGGGTGTTTATCATGGACGAGCCGATGATAAACCTCGCGGCCGCGGAAAAGGAGATATTCGTGCGCTTTATGAAGGAGATGCGCGCGCAGGGAAGGTCCATAATCTATATCACGCACAACATCGGCGAGGTGCTTTCGCTGTGCGACCGGGTGACGGCGCTGCGCGACGGCAAAAACGTGGCGGTATGCAGCACGAAGGGCCTGTCCGCGGGGCGGCTCAGCTACCTTATTTCAGGCAACGAATCCCTGCGGCTGTATCCGCCGAAGGCGGCACGGCAGGATAAAATACTGCTCGAGACCAGCCATCTCAGCATGGGTTCCGTACTGCACGATATCAGCCTGCGGCTGTACGCGGGCGAGATCCTTGGCATCACGGGGCTAACCGGTTCCGGGCGCACGGCGCTCATCAAGACCATTTTCGGTGAATTCGAGATGGATTCCGGCCGCCTCAAGCTGCGCGGGGAGGAGCTTGAGCTAAAAAATGCGACGGACGCGGTGAACCACGGCTTCGGGTATGTAAACGAAAACCGTATGGACGCGGGACTGTTCCTTGACATGGGGGTCGCGGCCAACCTTACCATTTCCGCACTCGAGGATATCCGCAGGGGAATCTTTCTCGACCTCCGGCAGGAGATGGAGGAGGTTGTGGACCAGTCCATCGAGCTGAATCTCAAAATGGACAGCCTCCACCAGGAAATACGCTTCCTGAGCGGGGGCAACCAGCAGAAGGTGATGGTAGGGCGGTCGCTTATTTCCAACGCGAGCATCCTGCTCCTCGACGAGCCGACCAAAGGAATCGACATCGTCTCGCGCAGCGAGATTTATATTGTGATGAACGAGCTTGCCGCGGACGGCAAGGGCATCATCCTCGTTTCCTCGGATATGGACGAGATCGCCGGCCTGTGCGACAGGGCTCTCGTGATGAGGAACGGACGGCTGGTCGCAGAGCTTCCCGAGGAAGAGCTGCCGCGGCTTACGGAATATATGTAG